A DNA window from Arachis hypogaea cultivar Tifrunner chromosome 18, arahy.Tifrunner.gnm2.J5K5, whole genome shotgun sequence contains the following coding sequences:
- the LOC112771605 gene encoding triosephosphate isomerase, cytosolic, producing MARKFFVGGNWKCNGTTEEVKKIVTTLNEAKVPGEDVVEVVVSPPFVFLPVVKSLLRPDFHVAAQNCWVRKGGAYTGEVSAEMLVNLSIPWVIIGHSERRQLLNESNEFVADKVAYALSQGLKVIACIGETLEQREAGITMAVVADQTKAIAAKIPSWNNVVLAYEPVWAIGTGKVATPAQAQEVHADLRKWIHSNVSAEVASSVRIIYGGSVNGGNCKELAAQPDVDGFLVGGASLKPEFIDIINSATVKN from the exons AATGGGACCACTGAAGAGGTCAAGAAGATAGTTACTACCTTGAACGAAGCTAAAGTCCCTGGCGAAGATGTTGTGG AGGTTGTTGTGAGCCCTCCCTTTGTATTCCTTCCCGTTGTAAAAAGTTTGCTGCGGCCTGACTTCCATGTTGCAGCACAAAACTGCTGGGTTCGCAAAGGTGGTGCATATACGGGAGAGGTTAG TGCTGAAATGCTCGTCAATCTGTCAATTCCATGGGTCATTATTGGTCACTCTGAACGTAGGCAACTTTTAAATGAATCAAATGAG TTTGTGGCAGATAAAGTTGCATATGCACTTTCACAAGGTCTGAAAGTTATTGCCTGCATTGGGGAGACTCTTGAACAGCGTGAAGCTGGTATCACAATGGCTGTTGTTGCTGATCAAACAAAAGCAATTGCAG CTAAGATTCCAAGCTGGAATAATGTCGTTTTGGCCTACGAGCCAGTTTGGGCCATTGGAACTGGAAAGGTTGCTACTCCTGCTCAGGCTCAAGAG GTCCATGCTGATTTGCGGAAATGGATTCATAGCAATGTCAGTGCTGAAGTTGCTTCATCCGTAAGAATCATCTATGGAG GTTCTGTAAACGGTGGAAACTGCAAAGAATTAGCAGCACAGCCTGATGTTGATGGATTTTTGGTTGGTGGTGCTTCCTTGAAG CCCGAGTTCATTGACATCATCAACTCTGCCACTGTGAAGAACTGA